In one window of Buchnera aphidicola (Rhopalosiphum maidis) DNA:
- the rlmKL gene encoding bifunctional 23S rRNA (guanine(2069)-N(7))-methyltransferase RlmK/23S rRNA (guanine(2445)-N(2))-methyltransferase RlmL: MNYLFASTNFGCEKFLEQELLSLGGKNIKIIKGGVYYEGEDLILYNSLMWSRISSRIFLCIKKFTIKNSDDLYHNTYNINWTKILYLENNFLVKFNGTNNIIRNSLFGSLTIKDSIVDKFYQKYSIRPNINLITPDIRITAYLFQNSVHIMLDLSGDALNKRGYRKFFDVAPIKENLSSAIILSSGWKKNTPLIDPMCGSGTLLIEAAMMSSDRAPGLTRKKWGFQSWKGYNEKIWKEVLKNAKERFKIGIKKCVKNYFIGYDCNPNIIEKAQKNAINANLENIVNFVKCDLSNLKNPYQKQEIGTLISNPPYGERYKTENNLIALYIELGVISRKHFKNWKLSVFSSSEFLLKFLQMKSYENFIFKNGSLNCTLKNYEIFSNTINDKSQEYQNRLQKNFKKLKKWNDLQEIECFRVYDSDLPNYKIIVDVYKKWLVIQEYQAPKLIHHKEAHKRLCNAIYHSKEILSIPTNNIVIKFRKKQKNKEQYQKLFNSGSFFIIKEYHVKLLVNLIDYLDTGLFSENRLVRKLLGEMSKGKDFLNLFAYTGAASVYAGLGKARSTTTVDISNTYIGWSMRNMSLNNLTNSKNVFIQKDCLEWIVLTKKKFDLIFINPPTFSNSKRMKKSFELKRDYIELMINLKRILRKDGNIVFSSSTHNFEIDCNNIKKINLHAKNITNLTQTKDHLKKNYHSWLIKHIQ, from the coding sequence ATGAATTATTTATTTGCTAGTACAAATTTTGGATGTGAAAAATTTTTAGAACAAGAACTCCTATCTTTAGGAGGAAAAAACATAAAAATTATAAAAGGTGGCGTATATTATGAAGGAGAAGATTTAATACTATATAATAGTTTAATGTGGAGCCGAATTTCTTCAAGGATTTTTTTATGTATAAAAAAATTTACCATAAAAAATAGTGATGATTTATATCATAATACCTATAATATTAATTGGACTAAAATATTATACTTGGAAAATAATTTTCTAGTTAAATTTAATGGAACAAATAATATTATTCGAAATAGCTTATTTGGTTCATTAACAATTAAAGATTCTATCGTGGATAAATTTTATCAAAAATATTCCATTCGTCCCAACATAAATCTTATCACTCCAGATATTCGTATTACGGCATATTTATTTCAAAATTCAGTTCATATTATGTTAGATTTAAGTGGTGATGCTTTAAATAAAAGAGGATATCGTAAATTTTTTGATGTTGCGCCTATCAAAGAAAACTTAAGTTCAGCAATTATATTAAGTTCAGGATGGAAAAAAAATACTCCTTTAATAGATCCTATGTGTGGATCAGGAACATTATTAATTGAAGCAGCAATGATGTCTTCTGATAGAGCTCCTGGACTTACAAGAAAAAAATGGGGATTTCAATCTTGGAAGGGATATAATGAAAAAATATGGAAAGAAGTTCTAAAAAACGCAAAAGAAAGATTTAAAATAGGTATAAAAAAATGTGTTAAAAATTATTTTATAGGATATGATTGTAATCCAAACATTATAGAGAAAGCTCAAAAAAATGCAATAAATGCAAATTTAGAAAATATTGTTAATTTTGTTAAATGTGATTTAAGTAATCTTAAAAATCCTTATCAAAAACAAGAAATTGGCACATTAATAAGCAATCCTCCTTATGGAGAAAGATATAAAACTGAAAATAATTTAATAGCTTTATATATTGAATTAGGAGTTATATCAAGAAAACACTTTAAAAATTGGAAACTATCAGTATTTAGTTCATCTGAATTTTTATTAAAATTTTTACAAATGAAATCATACGAAAATTTTATTTTTAAAAATGGTTCATTAAACTGTACTTTAAAAAATTACGAAATATTTTCAAATACAATCAACGATAAAAGCCAAGAATATCAAAATAGACTACAAAAAAATTTTAAAAAATTAAAAAAATGGAATGATTTACAAGAAATAGAATGTTTTCGAGTATATGATTCAGATTTGCCAAATTATAAAATAATAGTAGATGTTTATAAAAAATGGTTAGTAATTCAAGAATATCAAGCACCGAAATTAATACATCACAAAGAAGCACATAAAAGACTATGTAATGCTATTTACCATAGTAAAGAAATACTATCTATCCCTACAAATAATATAGTAATAAAGTTTAGAAAAAAACAAAAAAACAAAGAACAATACCAAAAATTATTTAATAGTGGTAGTTTTTTTATAATTAAAGAATATCATGTAAAATTATTAGTGAATTTAATTGATTATTTAGATACAGGTTTATTTTCGGAAAATCGACTTGTAAGAAAGCTATTAGGTGAAATGTCTAAAGGAAAAGATTTTTTAAACTTATTTGCATACACTGGAGCAGCTAGTGTATACGCAGGATTAGGAAAAGCTAGAAGTACTACAACTGTAGATATATCCAATACATATATTGGATGGTCTATGCGCAATATGTCTCTTAATAATTTAACAAATAGTAAAAATGTTTTTATTCAAAAAGATTGTTTAGAATGGATTGTTTTAACTAAAAAGAAATTTGATTTGATTTTTATAAATCCACCTACTTTTTCAAATTCCAAGAGAATGAAAAAATCTTTTGAATTAAAAAGAGATTACATTGAATTAATGATAAACCTAAAAAGAATCTTACGAAAAGATGGTAATATTGTTTTTTCAAGTTCAACACATAACTTTGAAATTGATTGCAATAATATTAAAAAAATAAATCTACATGCAAAAAATATTACTAATTTAACACAAACGAAAGATCATTTAAAAAAGAATTATCATTCTTGGTTAATCAAACATATTCAATAA
- the pncB gene encoding nicotinate phosphoribosyltransferase, giving the protein MKRYNYPIVKTLLDTDAYKLHMQQAVFYHYRNVNVVAEFICRGPNTLGRYSNILLDQINMMSSLSLSHEEYLYMTTFPFFKREYLHWLKKFRYNITQVKVKNYHGRLHIRISGLWKEVILWEVPILSLISEIFHKHCYPDITSNIAVKYLDKKLTKFFKKNKNLDLSRLKIVDFGTRRRFSYDVQYSIVKRLKDKFPFLIGSSNYHISRILKLLPVGTQAHEWFQAHQQISSNLRNSQILALETWLHQYNQHLGIALTDCITMDSFLRDFNLFFSKSYQGIRHDSGDPVKWGEKALKHYERLGIDPTTKTLLFSDNLNFKKIISLYKKFNNRINIIFGIGTKLTCDIPNVKPLNIVIKLVKCNGKPVAKLSDSPGKTFCLDREFIKSLCKAFDLSLIF; this is encoded by the coding sequence ATGAAACGATATAATTATCCAATAGTGAAAACGTTACTTGACACTGATGCGTATAAACTTCATATGCAACAAGCTGTTTTTTATCATTATAGAAATGTAAATGTGGTTGCAGAATTCATTTGTAGAGGTCCTAATACCTTAGGTCGCTATTCTAATATTTTATTAGATCAAATCAATATGATGTCTTCTTTATCTCTTAGTCATGAAGAATACCTCTATATGACCACTTTTCCATTTTTTAAAAGAGAATATTTACATTGGTTAAAAAAATTTCGTTATAATATTACACAAGTTAAAGTTAAAAATTATCATGGTCGATTACATATTCGTATAAGTGGATTGTGGAAAGAAGTAATTTTATGGGAAGTTCCTATTTTATCATTAATTAGTGAAATTTTTCATAAACATTGTTATCCAGATATTACTTCAAATATTGCAGTAAAGTATTTAGATAAAAAATTAACAAAATTTTTTAAAAAAAATAAGAATTTAGATTTATCTCGTTTAAAAATTGTAGATTTTGGAACAAGAAGACGATTTTCTTATGACGTACAATATTCAATTGTTAAAAGATTAAAAGATAAATTTCCTTTTTTAATTGGTTCGAGTAATTACCATATATCACGTATTTTAAAACTACTACCAGTAGGAACTCAAGCACATGAGTGGTTTCAAGCGCATCAACAAATTAGTTCTAATCTAAGAAATAGTCAAATATTGGCATTAGAAACATGGTTGCATCAATATAATCAACATTTAGGTATTGCTCTTACAGATTGTATTACAATGGATTCATTTTTACGTGATTTTAATTTATTTTTTTCAAAATCTTATCAAGGTATTAGGCATGATTCAGGGGATCCAGTAAAATGGGGCGAGAAAGCGCTTAAACATTATGAGCGTTTAGGAATTGATCCTACTACTAAAACATTATTATTTTCAGATAATTTAAATTTTAAAAAAATTATATCTCTTTATAAAAAATTTAATAATAGAATAAATATTATATTTGGTATTGGAACAAAATTAACCTGTGATATTCCAAATGTCAAACCACTAAATATAGTAATTAAACTTGTTAAATGTAATGGTAAACCAGTTGCCAAACTATCTGATAGTCCTGGTAAAACTTTTTGTTTAGATAGAGAATTTATTAAATCTTTATGTAAAGCGTTTGATTTATCATTGATATTTTAA
- a CDS encoding rhodanese-related sulfurtransferase yields MSNLYNRISKKELKKKMLFNKEPRFVVSFYKYFLIKNTKEFRDEIYKNFYEYNVLGRVYVANEGINAQISIPVKFYFLVKNLLYNFTPELNDLFINKSLNHDSQAFSVLSIKIKKNIVNDGITNPLFNSKNVGIYIKSKQVNTMLNDRKTIFIDMRNSYEYQIGHFPNAIEIKSQTFREQLKKVIQIMDYAKNKNIVMYCTGGIRCEKASAWMHFNGFKYVYHLKGGILGYVHDAKKNGLPILFEGSNFVFDNRMIEKISDKIISFCKQCAKPSDRYVNCSFDLCHLLFIQCENCAIDFKNCCSLKCMHDV; encoded by the coding sequence ATGTCAAATTTATATAATCGTATTTCTAAAAAAGAATTGAAAAAAAAGATGCTTTTTAATAAAGAACCTCGTTTTGTAGTTTCTTTTTATAAGTATTTTTTAATAAAAAATACAAAAGAATTTAGAGATGAAATTTATAAAAATTTTTATGAATATAATGTTTTAGGAAGAGTTTACGTAGCTAATGAAGGTATCAATGCTCAGATTAGTATTCCTGTAAAATTTTATTTTTTGGTAAAAAATTTGTTATATAATTTTACTCCAGAACTAAACGATTTATTTATTAATAAATCATTAAATCATGATTCACAAGCATTTTCAGTGCTTTCTATTAAAATTAAAAAAAATATTGTTAATGATGGTATTACAAATCCATTGTTTAATTCTAAAAATGTCGGTATCTATATAAAGTCAAAACAAGTTAATACAATGTTGAATGATCGAAAAACAATTTTTATTGACATGCGAAATTCTTATGAATATCAAATTGGACATTTTCCAAATGCTATAGAAATTAAGAGTCAAACTTTTCGAGAGCAATTGAAGAAAGTAATTCAAATTATGGATTATGCTAAAAATAAAAACATTGTAATGTATTGTACAGGTGGTATTCGTTGCGAAAAAGCCAGTGCTTGGATGCATTTTAATGGTTTTAAATACGTCTATCATTTGAAAGGTGGAATTCTTGGTTATGTTCACGATGCTAAAAAAAACGGATTGCCGATTCTTTTTGAAGGTAGTAATTTTGTTTTTGATAACCGTATGATTGAAAAAATTTCAGATAAGATTATATCTTTTTGTAAACAATGTGCTAAACCTTCAGATCGATATGTAAATTGTAGTTTTGATCTATGTCATCTTCTTTTTATTCAGTGTGAAAATTGTGCAATTGATTTTAAAAATTGTTGTTCTTTAAAATGTATGCATGATGTATAA
- a CDS encoding ATP-binding cassette domain-containing protein, whose protein sequence is MPLISIQDASLSFSDLEILKKVVLYINKNERISLIGKNGAGKSTLLKVINKNQDLDHGSIIYQKNIKISYLKQDNPKNLNISIHNFIKNQFKREININETIEINKLIKNFQVDKNSLLSELSGGFLRKIVLGSVLLGKPDVLLLDEPTNHLDISSISWLENFLKKFSGTVLFISHDRSFIQNVCTRIVDLDRGKLTSFPGNYKEFIKLKKEHNRIEKINKKLFDQNLEKEEIWIRKGIKARTTRNEGRVRNLKTLRKEHENYKKIDNFDNIKINEIKSYPGKIIFKLKNISFLIEKKTIIQNFSSIIQYGDKIGLIGNNGSGKSTMIKILMGEKKIQTGSIYFGTELKIAYFDQDRSILNPNKSILENINNGTEKIILNGKEQHLIGYLKKFLFKPNQVQCLVKTLSGGECNRLLLAKLFLKPSNVLIFDEPTNDLDLDTLELLENIIIKYSGTVLIVSHDRNFIENTVNKYWIFKGDGLINTHFNSYDSVIKEKNRKIQKKCVLNQNKSHINCSKIKQNQVKKELKEVLNKIEKIENNIQRLKNKMNEPSFFKQNIINQLPTLKEFKIEEKKLEKILICWENLEKKL, encoded by the coding sequence ATGCCTCTAATTAGTATTCAAGATGCCTCTTTATCATTCAGTGATTTAGAAATATTAAAAAAAGTTGTACTTTATATAAATAAAAACGAACGTATTAGTTTAATTGGTAAAAATGGTGCTGGAAAATCAACCTTATTAAAGGTAATTAATAAAAATCAAGATTTAGATCACGGTTCTATCATTTATCAAAAAAATATTAAAATATCTTATTTAAAACAAGATAATCCAAAAAACCTAAATATTTCTATACATAATTTTATTAAAAACCAATTTAAAAGAGAAATAAATATTAATGAAACTATAGAAATCAATAAATTAATTAAAAATTTTCAAGTTGATAAAAACTCTTTACTTTCAGAGTTATCTGGAGGATTTTTAAGAAAAATTGTATTAGGTTCTGTATTGTTAGGTAAACCAGATGTCTTGTTACTTGATGAACCAACAAATCACTTAGATATTAGTTCAATTTCATGGCTAGAAAACTTTTTAAAAAAATTTTCAGGAACAGTATTATTTATATCACATGATAGATCTTTTATTCAAAATGTATGTACAAGAATTGTCGATCTTGATAGAGGAAAATTAACTTCTTTTCCAGGAAATTACAAAGAATTTATAAAATTAAAAAAAGAACATAATCGGATTGAAAAAATAAATAAAAAACTATTTGATCAAAATTTAGAAAAAGAAGAGATATGGATTAGAAAAGGAATTAAAGCTCGTACTACTCGTAATGAAGGAAGAGTTAGAAATTTAAAAACATTACGAAAAGAACATGAAAACTATAAAAAAATAGACAACTTTGATAATATTAAAATTAATGAAATTAAAAGTTATCCAGGAAAAATAATTTTTAAATTAAAAAACATAAGTTTTTTAATTGAAAAAAAAACCATTATTCAAAATTTTTCTTCAATAATACAATATGGTGATAAAATAGGATTGATAGGTAACAACGGATCTGGAAAAAGTACTATGATAAAAATACTTATGGGAGAAAAAAAAATTCAAACAGGTTCAATTTATTTTGGAACAGAATTGAAAATAGCATATTTTGATCAAGACCGATCAATTTTAAATCCTAATAAATCTATCTTAGAAAACATAAACAATGGAACAGAAAAAATTATACTAAATGGAAAAGAACAACATTTAATAGGATACCTAAAAAAATTTCTATTTAAACCAAATCAAGTACAATGTTTAGTAAAAACTTTGTCTGGAGGCGAATGTAATAGATTACTTTTAGCAAAATTATTTTTAAAACCAAGCAACGTTTTAATCTTTGATGAACCTACAAACGACTTAGATTTGGATACACTAGAATTATTAGAAAATATTATTATAAAATATTCAGGAACAGTTTTAATAGTAAGTCATGATAGAAATTTCATTGAAAATACAGTAAATAAATATTGGATATTTAAAGGAGATGGATTAATAAATACACATTTTAATTCATATGATAGTGTAATAAAAGAAAAAAATAGAAAAATTCAAAAAAAATGTGTATTAAATCAAAATAAATCTCATATTAATTGTTCAAAAATAAAACAAAATCAAGTAAAAAAAGAATTAAAAGAAGTATTAAATAAAATAGAAAAAATAGAAAATAACATTCAAAGATTAAAAAATAAAATGAATGAACCAAGTTTTTTTAAACAAAATATTATCAATCAATTACCTACTTTAAAAGAATTTAAAATAGAAGAAAAAAAATTAGAAAAAATATTAATATGTTGGGAAAACTTAGAAAAAAAACTATAA
- the pyrD gene encoding quinone-dependent dihydroorotate dehydrogenase gives MFYYLIRKLLFLIDPEKAHTLTLKYFNSKKIQFIRNFFIKSIPLKKTKCMGLTFNNKIGLAAGMDKNGDYIDSLSKIGFGFIEVGTVTPLPQYGNPKPRIFRIPSIEGIINKMGFNNFGIDYLVNNIKKSKFKGIIGVNIGKNKNTKIEDAIKDYLICIEKVYFYASYIAINISSPNTINLRKLQYGTLFKNLLRDIKKKQGEMYSKYSKYVPIAIKISPDLSKKELIDISNQLIHYKIDGVIATNTTLDYSLIPETKNNIQEGGLSGLPLQKKSNDVISILYKNLKRKIPIIGVGGINSINAAREKIVCGASLIQIYSGLIYHGPNFVRKIIKNL, from the coding sequence ATGTTTTACTATTTAATTCGTAAACTTTTATTTTTAATTGATCCTGAAAAAGCACATACACTAACATTAAAATATTTTAATTCTAAAAAAATTCAATTCATAAGAAATTTTTTTATTAAATCAATTCCATTAAAAAAAACAAAATGTATGGGGCTAACATTTAACAATAAAATTGGTCTAGCTGCAGGAATGGATAAAAATGGAGATTATATAGATTCTTTATCTAAAATCGGATTTGGTTTTATTGAAGTAGGCACAGTTACTCCTTTACCCCAATACGGTAATCCAAAACCTAGAATTTTTCGAATTCCTTCAATAGAAGGAATTATTAATAAAATGGGATTTAATAATTTCGGAATAGATTATTTAGTTAATAATATAAAAAAATCTAAATTTAAAGGAATAATTGGTGTAAACATAGGAAAAAATAAAAATACAAAAATTGAAGATGCGATAAAAGATTATTTAATTTGTATAGAAAAAGTGTATTTTTATGCCAGTTACATTGCTATTAACATTTCATCTCCAAATACTATTAATTTAAGAAAATTACAATATGGTACATTATTTAAAAATTTATTAAGAGATATAAAAAAAAAACAAGGAGAAATGTATTCTAAATATTCTAAATATGTACCAATAGCGATTAAAATTTCTCCAGACCTATCAAAAAAAGAATTAATTGATATTTCCAACCAATTAATTCACTATAAAATAGATGGAGTTATTGCAACTAATACAACATTAGATTATTCATTAATACCTGAAACTAAAAATAATATACAAGAGGGAGGATTAAGTGGTTTACCTTTACAAAAAAAAAGCAATGATGTGATATCAATATTATATAAAAATCTCAAAAGAAAAATTCCTATTATCGGAGTTGGAGGTATTAATTCTATCAACGCTGCTAGAGAAAAAATTGTATGTGGAGCTAGTTTAATACAGATATATTCTGGATTAATATATCATGGTCCAAATTTTGTTAGAAAAATAATTAAAAATCTATAA
- the asnS gene encoding asparagine--tRNA ligase → MSTISISKIYKDDIIVNTSITVSGWVRSRRSSKSGFSFITMYDGSCFDCIQIIANKNLSNYYTDILHLTIGCSITITGVLVLSIGEQQKYEIKATEIQVLGWIQNPDTYPISAKKHTLEYLREVAHLRSRTNLIGAIVRIRNHVFQSLHKFLHKKGYYWIPTPIITGLNTEGAGEMFRVSTMDLKNIPKKINGSVDFKKDFFGKESFLTVSGQLNLETYACSLSKVYTFGPTFRAENSNTSRHLAEFWMLEVESSFCNLDEIATFSESILKYICKSILKYCMKDIKFLKKYIDNDIINRLKKFLLVDFVRIEYKDAIDILLNSKNKFENVVSFGMDLNTEHERFLVEKYFKVPVVIMNYPKELKAFYMRLNDDKKTVAAMDLLVPGVGELIGGSQREERIAMLDLRLSELGLKKEDYWWYRDLRRYGTVHHSGFGMGFERLISYITGIANIRDIIPFPRTVKNANF, encoded by the coding sequence ATGAGTACAATATCAATATCGAAAATCTATAAAGATGATATTATAGTAAATACTTCTATTACTGTCTCTGGATGGGTTCGAAGTCGTAGAAGTTCAAAATCTGGTTTTTCCTTTATTACAATGTATGATGGTTCATGTTTTGATTGTATACAAATTATTGCCAATAAAAATCTATCTAATTATTATACAGATATATTGCATTTAACTATAGGTTGTTCTATAACAATAACTGGAGTTCTTGTTTTATCTATTGGAGAACAACAAAAATACGAAATAAAAGCGACAGAAATTCAGGTATTAGGATGGATTCAAAACCCAGATACTTATCCAATATCTGCTAAAAAACATACTTTAGAATACTTAAGAGAAGTAGCACATTTACGTTCTAGAACAAATTTAATTGGAGCAATAGTAAGAATAAGAAATCATGTATTTCAATCATTACACAAATTTTTACATAAAAAAGGTTATTATTGGATTCCTACACCTATTATTACTGGTCTTAATACAGAAGGAGCAGGAGAAATGTTTCGCGTTTCAACGATGGATTTAAAAAACATTCCTAAGAAAATAAATGGTTCCGTTGATTTTAAAAAAGATTTTTTTGGAAAAGAATCTTTTTTAACTGTTTCGGGACAACTTAATTTAGAAACATATGCCTGTTCTTTATCAAAAGTATATACTTTTGGTCCTACATTTCGAGCTGAAAATTCTAATACCAGTCGTCATCTAGCAGAATTTTGGATGTTAGAAGTCGAATCTTCTTTTTGCAATTTAGATGAAATTGCAACGTTTTCTGAATCTATTTTGAAATATATTTGTAAATCTATTTTAAAATATTGTATGAAAGATATTAAATTTCTTAAAAAGTATATTGATAATGATATAATTAATCGTCTAAAAAAATTTTTGTTAGTAGATTTTGTACGCATAGAGTATAAAGACGCTATAGATATTTTATTAAATTCTAAAAATAAATTTGAGAATGTTGTTTCTTTCGGAATGGATCTTAATACTGAGCATGAGAGATTTCTTGTAGAAAAATATTTTAAAGTACCTGTAGTAATCATGAATTATCCCAAAGAGTTGAAAGCATTTTATATGAGATTAAATGACGATAAAAAAACAGTTGCCGCAATGGATTTATTAGTTCCAGGTGTTGGAGAATTAATAGGTGGTTCTCAACGTGAAGAACGTATTGCGATGTTAGATTTACGTTTATCAGAATTAGGTTTAAAAAAAGAAGATTATTGGTGGTATCGAGATCTTCGTCGTTATGGTACTGTTCATCATTCAGGATTTGGCATGGGTTTTGAGCGCTTAATTTCTTACATTACTGGAATAGCAAATATACGAGATATAATTCCATTTCCACGTACTGTTAAAAACGCTAATTTTTAA
- a CDS encoding porin, with translation MKNHKSLAILIPMLFASTSSVNAIEIFNKNGNKLELYGSINPNHNFSNKFLSTEIVSKEDNTNAVLGLSGKINITDKLSSYAKIEYKTDLFMPEDLMDKQQPNTVRLGYAGLKYGNLGSIDYGRNYGVIHDAQSLTNHIPYINNNSVFAYNDNYMVGRNNSLLTYRNNNIFGLVDGVSFALQYQDAIKNRISDQQNSVGWGASLKYESDSGLTAVGSCFTSERPISDQNKIDLKSKSVDSYGLGFKYDANNVYIAAFYGAARNLTPYHMHSDRFINETQNIEAIAEYSFDSGFHPSLSYLDSKGQNSNTPKSELDLAKQINISTRYEFNKNVSTYMNYKINLLKENDFIKDNKIPTDNIIGAGVVYQF, from the coding sequence ATGAAAAATCATAAATCTTTAGCAATTTTAATACCAATGCTCTTTGCTAGCACTAGTTCAGTAAATGCTATAGAAATTTTTAATAAAAATGGTAACAAATTAGAATTATATGGTAGCATAAATCCTAATCATAATTTTTCTAATAAATTTTTATCTACTGAAATTGTTTCTAAAGAAGATAATACTAATGCTGTTTTAGGATTATCAGGAAAAATAAACATTACTGATAAACTATCTAGTTATGCTAAAATCGAATATAAAACCGATCTTTTTATGCCTGAAGATTTAATGGACAAACAACAACCTAACACTGTACGTTTAGGATATGCTGGTTTAAAATATGGTAATTTAGGATCAATAGATTATGGTCGTAATTATGGTGTAATTCATGATGCACAATCACTAACAAATCACATTCCATACATTAATAATAACAGTGTTTTTGCATACAATGACAATTATATGGTAGGCAGAAATAATAGCCTACTAACTTATAGAAATAATAATATTTTTGGTTTAGTAGATGGCGTTAGTTTTGCTTTACAATATCAAGATGCAATTAAAAATAGAATTTCAGACCAGCAAAATAGTGTTGGTTGGGGAGCATCATTAAAATATGAAAGCGATTCGGGATTGACTGCTGTAGGTTCTTGTTTTACATCTGAAAGACCAATTTCTGATCAAAATAAAATAGATTTAAAAAGTAAATCTGTAGATTCATATGGATTAGGTTTTAAATATGATGCTAATAATGTATATATTGCCGCTTTTTATGGTGCTGCACGTAATTTAACACCATATCATATGCACAGCGATCGCTTTATTAACGAAACACAAAATATTGAAGCAATTGCAGAATATAGTTTTGACTCTGGGTTTCATCCGTCTTTAAGCTATTTAGATTCTAAAGGACAAAATTCAAATACTCCAAAAAGTGAATTAGATTTAGCAAAACAAATCAATATTTCTACTCGTTATGAATTTAATAAAAATGTTTCAACATACATGAATTATAAGATTAATTTATTAAAAGAAAACGACTTTATTAAAGATAATAAAATTCCTACAGATAATATTATTGGCGCTGGAGTAGTGTATCAATTTTAA